A single region of the Streptomyces caelestis genome encodes:
- a CDS encoding precorrin-2 C(20)-methyltransferase has protein sequence MSGEQSTAGRLYGVGLGPGDPSLMTVRAVEVIAEADVIAYHSARHGRSIARSIAAKHIRADHIEERLVYPVTTETTDHPGGYKGAMEEFYAEASARLAAHLDAGRTVAVLAEGDPLFYGSYMHMHKRLADRYDTEVIPGVTSVSAAAARLGTPLAEGEEVLTILPGTLPEEELTARLASTDAAVVMKLGRTFTKVRSALEASGRLGDARYVERATMAGERLAELADVDAESVPYFSVAVLPSQVDTERPEARERGEVVVVGTGPAGPLWLTPETRGALAAADDLVGYTTYLDRVPRRPGQVRHGSDNRVESERAEFALDLARRGRRVAVVSGGDPGVFAMATAVLEAASHKEYADVPVRVLPGVTAANAAAARAGAPLGHDYATISLSDRLKPWEVIAERLHAAASADLVLALYNPGSRSRTWQVAKARELLLEHRAPDTPVVVARDVGGTGERVRIVRLADLDPAEVDMRTILLVGSSQTRAVRRGDGEEMVWTPRRYPEA, from the coding sequence GTGAGCGGCGAGCAGTCCACAGCGGGGCGGCTGTACGGGGTCGGGCTCGGCCCCGGGGACCCGTCCCTGATGACCGTACGGGCCGTGGAGGTCATCGCCGAGGCGGACGTGATCGCGTACCACAGCGCCCGGCACGGCCGGTCGATCGCCCGCTCGATCGCGGCGAAGCACATCCGCGCCGACCACATCGAGGAGCGGCTGGTCTACCCGGTCACGACCGAGACCACCGACCATCCGGGCGGCTACAAGGGCGCCATGGAGGAGTTCTACGCCGAGGCGTCGGCCCGGCTCGCCGCGCACCTGGACGCGGGGCGGACGGTCGCGGTCCTCGCCGAGGGCGATCCGCTCTTCTACGGCTCCTACATGCACATGCACAAGCGGCTCGCCGACCGCTACGACACCGAGGTGATCCCCGGCGTCACGTCCGTGTCCGCCGCCGCCGCGCGGCTGGGCACGCCGCTCGCCGAGGGCGAGGAGGTGCTCACCATCCTGCCGGGCACCCTGCCCGAGGAGGAGCTGACCGCACGGCTCGCCTCGACCGACGCGGCCGTGGTGATGAAGCTGGGCCGGACCTTCACCAAGGTGCGCAGCGCGCTGGAGGCTTCGGGGCGGCTGGGCGACGCCCGGTACGTCGAGCGGGCCACCATGGCCGGGGAGCGGCTCGCCGAACTGGCCGACGTGGACGCGGAGTCGGTGCCGTACTTCTCGGTGGCCGTGCTGCCGAGCCAGGTGGACACCGAGCGGCCCGAGGCCCGGGAGCGGGGCGAGGTCGTCGTGGTCGGGACCGGGCCGGCCGGTCCGCTGTGGCTGACGCCCGAGACCCGGGGTGCGCTGGCCGCCGCCGACGACCTGGTCGGCTACACGACCTACCTCGACCGGGTGCCGCGGCGGCCCGGGCAGGTCCGGCACGGCTCGGACAACCGGGTCGAGTCGGAGCGCGCCGAGTTCGCCCTCGACCTGGCCCGGCGCGGGCGGCGGGTCGCGGTCGTCTCCGGCGGCGACCCGGGCGTCTTCGCCATGGCGACGGCCGTCCTGGAGGCCGCGTCCCACAAGGAGTACGCGGACGTCCCGGTGCGGGTGCTGCCGGGCGTGACCGCCGCCAACGCGGCAGCGGCCCGCGCGGGCGCCCCGCTCGGCCACGACTACGCCACCATCTCGCTCTCCGACCGGCTCAAGCCCTGGGAGGTCATCGCCGAACGGCTGCACGCGGCGGCCTCGGCGGACCTGGTGCTCGCCCTGTACAACCCCGGCTCGCGCAGCCGCACCTGGCAGGTGGCCAAGGCACGGGAGCTGCTGCTGGAGCACCGGGCGCCGGACACCCCGGTCGTGGTGGCACGGGACGTGGGCGGCACCGGGGAACGCGTCCGGATCGTGCGGCTGGCCGACCTCGATCCGGCCGAGGTCGACATGCGCACGATCCTGCTGGTCGGCTCCTCCCAGACCCGGGCCGTACGGCGCGGGGACGGCGAGGAGATGGTGTGGACGCCGCGCCGGTATCCGGAGGCGTGA
- a CDS encoding precorrin-8X methylmutase gives MTRTTTESSEKTTVTTYDYEKDGAAIYRQSFATIRAEADLAALPADVSQVAVRMIHACGMVDLVRDLAYTPAVVARARAALRTGAPIFTDVQMVASGVTRKRLPAGNDVLCTLSDPSVPELAAKLGTTRSAAAMELWRDRLEGSVVAVGNAPTALFRLLEMIEEGAPRPAAVIGVPVGFVGAAESKDALTAHPSGLEHLVVRGRRGGSAIAAAALNAIASEEE, from the coding sequence ATGACCCGTACGACGACCGAGAGCAGCGAGAAGACCACCGTGACCACGTACGACTACGAGAAGGACGGCGCGGCCATCTACCGCCAGTCCTTCGCCACCATCCGCGCGGAGGCGGACCTCGCGGCCCTGCCCGCCGACGTCAGCCAGGTCGCGGTCCGGATGATCCACGCCTGCGGGATGGTCGACCTCGTACGGGACCTGGCCTACACGCCGGCCGTGGTCGCCCGGGCCCGTGCCGCCCTGCGCACGGGCGCGCCGATCTTCACCGACGTGCAGATGGTGGCCAGCGGGGTGACGCGCAAGCGGCTGCCCGCCGGCAACGACGTACTCTGCACGCTCTCCGACCCGTCCGTGCCGGAGCTGGCCGCGAAGCTGGGCACCACGCGCAGCGCCGCCGCGATGGAGCTGTGGCGGGACCGGCTGGAGGGCTCGGTGGTCGCCGTCGGCAACGCGCCGACCGCGCTGTTCCGGCTGCTGGAGATGATCGAGGAGGGTGCTCCGCGTCCGGCCGCCGTGATCGGCGTGCCGGTCGGCTTCGTCGGGGCCGCCGAGTCCAAGGACGCCCTCACCGCGCATCCGTCCGGTCTCGAGCACCTGGTCGTGCGCGGCCGTCGCGGGGGCAGCGCCATCGCCGCCGCCGCGCTCAACGCGATCGCGAGTGAGGAAGAGTGA
- the cobG gene encoding precorrin-3B synthase codes for MLAAMSTPALRSSPQATAVSRDRGDACPGTLRLHAADDGALARVRVPGGVLTVRQADALADAAERLGDGELHLTSRGNVQLRGLDDGCGGELAGLLDAAGLLPSRGHERVRNIVASPLSGLDGRGALDVRPWLTALDTALCASETAQALSGRFLFALDDGRGDVAGLGADVTVRATADGGAHLALGAAGEVLCVSAEEAARAALLAAETFLDAARSSGARVWRVEELALPDDELLTAVGRRLTAEGIRHERRGRETGHADGPPPGVVGDALSVHVPLGRLLADQWRELARVAAGELRLTPWRGVVLPTQGTHADESLDRLAATGLVTDPHSPWLRVGACVGRPGCAKSQADVRTDAAGTLGAIAPHGLPLYWSGCERRCGHPRGDRVDVVAEPGGGYRLSTAVHGEGPRTTTMHDPARLAAALAEITS; via the coding sequence ATGCTCGCCGCCATGTCCACGCCTGCCCTCCGTTCATCGCCCCAGGCCACAGCGGTCTCCCGGGACCGCGGTGACGCCTGCCCGGGGACGCTGCGGCTGCACGCGGCGGACGACGGCGCGCTGGCCCGTGTCCGGGTCCCCGGCGGCGTTCTGACCGTGCGCCAGGCGGATGCGCTCGCCGACGCGGCGGAGCGGCTGGGCGACGGGGAGTTGCATCTGACCTCGCGCGGCAACGTGCAGCTGCGGGGCCTGGACGACGGCTGCGGCGGGGAGTTGGCCGGGCTGCTGGACGCCGCCGGGCTGCTGCCCTCGCGCGGGCACGAGCGGGTGCGCAACATCGTGGCCTCGCCGCTGTCCGGTCTCGACGGGCGGGGCGCGCTGGACGTACGGCCCTGGCTGACGGCCCTCGACACGGCGCTGTGCGCGAGCGAGACGGCGCAAGCCTTGTCGGGGCGTTTCCTGTTCGCACTCGACGACGGACGCGGGGACGTGGCCGGTCTCGGTGCCGATGTGACGGTACGGGCGACGGCGGACGGCGGTGCGCACCTCGCCCTCGGAGCGGCCGGAGAGGTGTTGTGCGTCTCCGCCGAGGAGGCTGCCCGGGCCGCGCTGCTGGCCGCGGAGACCTTCCTGGATGCGGCGCGGTCGAGCGGAGCGCGGGTCTGGCGCGTGGAGGAACTCGCCCTCCCTGACGACGAGTTGCTCACTGCGGTCGGCCGGCGTCTGACCGCCGAGGGCATCCGCCACGAGCGTCGGGGCCGGGAGACCGGCCACGCGGACGGACCGCCCCCGGGGGTGGTCGGTGACGCCCTCTCCGTGCACGTCCCTCTGGGAAGGCTCTTGGCGGACCAATGGCGGGAACTGGCACGCGTGGCCGCCGGTGAGCTGCGTCTGACGCCGTGGCGCGGTGTGGTTCTTCCCACACAGGGGACCCACGCCGACGAGTCCCTCGACCGCCTCGCCGCCACCGGGCTCGTCACCGACCCCCACTCCCCTTGGCTACGCGTCGGCGCCTGCGTCGGCAGGCCCGGATGCGCCAAGTCGCAGGCGGACGTGCGGACCGACGCGGCCGGAACCCTCGGCGCGATCGCCCCGCACGGCCTGCCCCTGTACTGGTCCGGCTGCGAACGCCGCTGCGGGCACCCCCGGGGCGACCGCGTGGACGTGGTCGCCGAACCGGGAGGCGGCTACCGGCTCTCCACCGCCGTACACGGCGAGGGCCCCCGAACCACCACGATGCACGACCCCGCCCGACTCGCCGCCGCCCTGGCGGAGATCACCTCATGA